In the Pan paniscus chromosome 19, NHGRI_mPanPan1-v2.0_pri, whole genome shotgun sequence genome, CCGAGATACTGGAGTTCGCCGTGGGCTACTTGAGGGAGCGAAGCCGGGTGGAGCCCCCGGGTACAGCGCGGGGGTGGGGcagcggagggagggaggggggacgCTAGGAGGCTCCGGCCGGGGCAGAGCGGGCGGGCCCTGCGGTGGATGGTGGGCTTGGGGAGTGGCCGGTTCTGCTCCGAGGCGAGGTTAATAACACCCGCgcgtgtctgtctctgtgtcgccctcattttctccctctctccgtcCATCTGGCTTCCTGTCTCTGTGCGCCTGTCCGGCCTTGGTATCTCTGCGCCCCGCCCCTTCCCTCACCCCTGCCgggcccctgccctgcccacctgTGCTCCCGCCGGCCGCACCAGCCGCCGCGGCTCCAGGGGTTCCCCGGTCCCCAGTCCAGGACGCCGAGGCGCTCGCCAGCTGCTACTTGTCCGGTTTCCGCGAGTGCCTACTTCGCTTGGCGGCCTTCGCGCATGACGCCAGCCCGGCCGCCCGCGCCCAGCTCTTCTCCGCGCTGCACGGCTACCTGCGCCCCAAACCGCCCCGGCCCAAGCCGGTAGATCCGAGGCCTCCAGCGCCGCGCCCATCCCTGGACCCCGCCGCACCGGCCCTTGGCCCCGCGCTGCACCAGCGCCCCCCAGTGCACCAGGGCCCCCCTAGCCCGCGCTGCGCATGGTCCCCAACCCTCTGCTCCCCGCGCGCCGGGGATTCTGGCGCGCCGGCGCCCCTCACCGGACTgctgccgccgccaccgccgcctcACAGACAAGACGGGGCGCCCAAGGCCCCGCTGCCCCCGCCGCCCGCTTTCTGGAGACCTTGGCCCTGAGccttggggggtggtgggggcgggGTCTAggggtggggtagagactccAGCCCGAGGGCAGCAGAGGGACCCGGGCGTCCGGGCGAGCAGGTGTTGGGGAGGGCGGTGGGGCGCGCGGGCTCAGCGCGCGGGTGAGATGTGGTCTATATTAgagtatctatataaatatatatttccctGGTTCCTGTCCCTTTTCCCTGCCCCAACTTCTCCCTTGCGTCTAGGATTGTACCCTCTCTGCCCCTCAGCCCAGTCCCTTCCCGAGTCCCTAGTGCATGGAATAAAGTGGTTATTAAATCCCCGTGTGTCCCCGAGCCAGGGGCCTGCCTTTATCTCGACGTCCACGcccactttcccttcccttctgtcTCCCACCCTCAGTCCTGCTCTCCATGGCCCAAGCCCCGGGGCAGACAGGTAAGTAAAGAAGAGAGCAGAGCGGGAACTGAGATCGAAATTGAAACCAGGTGGGAAGAGAGAGATAGGGTAGGGGGAGAAGGGATGGGggcctttaagaaaaaaaacggataaaaaggaaaaattgaaataaaatcgACTCTGGTGGGATTCGAACCCACAACCTTTGAATTGCTTTTTCGTCACTAGAAGTCCAATGCGCTATCCATTGCGCCACAGAGCCACCCGGCGAGCGGCGGCGTCTTGTAGCTTACGGGTACTAGAGTGGGAATGGGGCAGGGTTGGGGAGTGGGGCTAAGGGACTTGGGCGGGACATGCCAGGAGGGCGCGGTTTGGATCTCAGAGGCCAAGCCAGGTAGAGGTAGCGGGCGCAAAGCATGTTAGCCAGGTGAGAGAGAGGGCGCACATGGGTCGAAAAAACAGGGAGGGAGAGCAACCGAAAATGGCTGAGCGAGCGAGTGCAGAGCTCCGGCTGCCCGCTTGGGGGGTGTTTCCGGCTCAGGCGCTCCCCACTCCCAGATATAGTCCCACCCAAATAAACTAGTTTTGTTGtaaatttctgtgtgtttttgtctCTTCTCGTTTATCTGTTCTGCCATCTGCTGCTATGCGGTCCAGAGTCTCGATGGTTCTTCATTTCCAGtctaaaaaatgtggaaaaggaGACGAATCAAATTGGCACTCTTAAGCTTTGCCCCATTCCTTACTTCTAGTCTCTTAGGAGGACAACGGGGAAAGTAAGCTTTCGTTCAGGTAGCGTGGCCGAGCGGTCTAAGGCGCTGGATTTAGGCTCCAGTCTCTTCGGAGGCGTGGGTTCGAATCCCAccgctgccaggctggagttttTCTGGTGGATTAAGCACCTGCTACAATTCTGTTAGGTTACACATAGTATTTACATGCAGAAAGTAATTTTACGAATTCCCCTGGTAATGGTTTCACCATCATCTTCCGTGTTTGGTCTTCCAGACAGATCATAGGCCTGCATCCATCCCTCAAGCTAAGACCTGATGGTAACTGCTGAAGCAATATTTCGTTTCTTCATAACATCTCTATTATTTCGTTTCTTCATaacatctctattttaacatGTTTTCAAATGTTAGCTCAACTTCcaacatatttaaataatttattgtatgttcTCTTAACACTGTGTTATAGGACTCAATTGCCCGGTAGGAAAAGCACAAATAATTGGTAGTGTCctagtttacttttttttgtcgTATTATCTTGGGTCATAGGAGTATCCCCTCTGTGAAAATCAATTAACAATATTCAACATGCTGAAAAGATTTAAGGTTCCACCGAGATTTGAACTCGGATCGCTGGATTCAGAGTCCAGAGTGCTAACCATTACACCATGGAACCTCCCTCGTGCTGTCTTTCAGGAGTGTGTACGTTACTGGACATTCTATTTTGCGTGTCTTCCACACCCGTCACTtaaaacgaaaacaaaacaaagtctgcTGTTGGATATGGTAGACACCGTTATCGAGCACTTGAAATATATGAATTCAGATGTATTGCCAGCTTCTAAATACACATCTTCTTTTGGAGGAAGGCTTTGTACAAacaaaaagacttaaaatttcattaatatttttaaaatgttgattatatgttaaaataagaTTTTGGTATATTAGGGTAAGTAAAATAGATCCGTCAAATTAATTTCgcttgctttttattctttgtaatgTGGCTACCAGAAAATGTAAATTCGATAATACGGCTTGCGTTTGTACTGTTTTAAAGTATGTTTATTACCTTCCACCGTCGTTTGCTGTATTTTGTGGAAACCAAGTTTCTGTCTCACTTAGCTTTAAAAACTAGTAACTATTTTTGTTACCATTTTATGAGAAGTGCGGTACCCGAAAGCAAAAACGAGCCGCCCGAACAGGGACTTGAACCCTGGACCCTCAGATTAAAAGTCTGATGCTCTACCGACTGAGCTATCCGGGCTCTACATTTGTACTTAACTCTTTGCTTATAAGAGGGTTCTCTACAGGAAAAACCAGGCTTGTAGAACCGACAGAGGATTTTATCTGTGCAGCATAGAATATTTTGGCACAGATTTGGAAGCAGCGGGTGAAGCTCGCCTGCTGCTGATTGAGCTTTTTCTGCCTCCCGTTCTTAGAGCCCCAGCCGAGGCTGGGACGCAGGGACTGTACCATAGTAGAGGCTGGAACAGTGCGGCGCCGGAACCGGCCGCGCGGGGCCGCTGCGGGCTATGGGCTTCTCTGAGAGGTTCCTCCCCAGTCCCAAGTGGCCCAGATCCCGGACACCTGGGCTCCCGCCCAGGATCCTGCAGGCCCAGGGCGGTCCTGGAGCGGAAAGAATGCCACGCGGGGCATTCAGACCCTGTTTGCCGGCGCTGTATTTCGCTTTCCTGACCTGCCCTACTCCAGAGCAGAGAATGAGGTCGGGCGTGCCAAAGGCTGGGGACAAAGAGGGCCAGGCGTGGGGGGATCGGTGTATGGGGTGATAGGGGAGCTGTTCCTGACCATTTGACATGTGCTGGAATGCGTGTGCGACTCACCTACGTGTGGCTGCAGTCACGTGTGATTTATGACCAAGTGCAACTCTCCACTGTTTAGTGATTCACACGGATGATTCACACGTAGGAATGCAGGTGCCCTGTGCTCATCTCTGCCTGGGAATGGGGAGGAACAGATCTTGGGGGACATTGGGGAGTGGGCGGACAAGCACTCCAGGGCATCAGTCCGGGCCGCTGACCAGGCGGAGGGCAGTGTCCCAATTATACAGGCGTTACCTCCTCCTTTTCTCCATCTCAGCATCTGATCCCTCCCTCCGCAGTGGAACCCAGGCTCCTGATATCCATCTGGGTGAGCCAGCCAGAGGGACCGGCTGTGTCAGAGGCAAGCAAACAAGTATTAGAGTGCAAGACTGTGGGCGGGGAGAGGGAGCCCGAGCCGCCAGCAGGGAGCTTCGGAGAGAGAAAGCCCAGGAACATCCCAGAGAGAGCTGGGTCCATCCTCAGCCCTACCCAGCCCCGCAGCCCCTAGCCCTCCACCCAGAAACCCAGCCCTGTCCGGCCTGCCGCTCTTCTCCTCCAGGCCGGCTGCTGCTGCGGCCAGCGTTGCCGGGgcatcccttcctccttcccatcaTGGCAGTGTACCGCCTGTGTGTGACCACTGGTCCCTACCTGAGGGCCGGCACACTGGACAACATCTCTGTCACACTGGTGGGCACGTGTGGTGAAAGCCCCAAGCAGCGGCTAGATCGAATGGGCAGGGACTTCGCCCCTGGATCGGTGAGTACAAAGGAGACAGGGAAGCGCGACCTCAGAGGGGCAGGGGCCGCAGGCAGGAGGAGTAGTCCTCCTGGACTCTTGAGATCCTGCTGAACTCAGGATACCGGCCTGACCTCCTCACCTTCCCTATTGAGGTCCCTGTCTTTCCTGGAGATGATGAACTCCATCCAGACAGGACTGTGGAGAGGAAGGAGCGTTGGACAGGGAGTAGAGGGACTTCCCTTGGCTCCTAAACTCCTCCCATAATTGACAGTGGGCTTTGGGCAAGTcgcttcccctctctgagcctgggtTTCCTCTTATCTGgaggggatctgcctgcctctgccagccCCAGGTGGCCTCCACAAGAGTTCCCAGCCGGCCTAGGAAGTTAGTGAAATGCAGTGCCCACTGTGCTCGggcacctttttcttttcttttctttttgagatggagttttgctcttgttgcccaggctggagtgcagtggtgtgatctcagctcactgcaacctccacctcccgggtttaagcgattctcctgcctcagcctcccaagtagctgggattacaggcgcctgccaccacgcccgactaattttttgtatttttagtagagaagcggTTTCAtcgggcaggctggtctcaaactcctgacctcaggtgatccacccgcctcggcctcccaaagtgttaggattacaggcgtgagccaccgctcccggcccggGGAACCTTTTTCTAATTCATACAAAAGCCCGGTATGGGCTGGGAGCAGCTCAGGTTTGTATGCCCGAATAGGCTTAGGTGGAGATGCATCTTGCAAGGCGCAAGGACCGCCTTGGCAGTTCCCCGCCTCTCACCTGCTTGCTGTCTTGGTCCCCTCAGGTACAGAAGTACAAGGTGCGT is a window encoding:
- the HES7 gene encoding transcription factor HES-7 isoform X2 yields the protein MARGGPTPGCEQPGAPSLACRHFVLKPSSGQASFCGGSCSWFEMLKPLVEKRRRDRINRSLEELRLLLLERTRDQNLRNPKLEKAEILEFAVGYLRERSRVEPPAAAAPGVPRSPVQDAEALASCYLSGFRECLLRLAAFAHDASPAARAQLFSALHGYLRPKPPRPKPVDPRPPAPRPSLDPAAPALGPALHQRPPVHQGPPSPRCAWSPTLCSPRAGDSGAPAPLTGLLPPPPPPHRQDGAPKAPLPPPPAFWRPWP
- the HES7 gene encoding transcription factor HES-7 isoform X1 yields the protein MGPALGNLGSWGRGGSRALPAAGSDAGAAALSLGLVGPLSFSGWSQMLKPLVEKRRRDRINRSLEELRLLLLERTRDQNLRNPKLEKAEILEFAVGYLRERSRVEPPAAAAPGVPRSPVQDAEALASCYLSGFRECLLRLAAFAHDASPAARAQLFSALHGYLRPKPPRPKPVDPRPPAPRPSLDPAAPALGPALHQRPPVHQGPPSPRCAWSPTLCSPRAGDSGAPAPLTGLLPPPPPPHRQDGAPKAPLPPPPAFWRPWP